The genomic window GATCACCTGGGTCGCATCTCGCGCCGGCCAATGGCTGTTTCATTGCCACCACCCCTACCACGTTCGCTCGCACTTCCCGCTCGATCTCATGCAATCCCGGAGCGTTCCGTTCCGCGGCACGCCGGAATGGGAGGCTGCGCTCGCCCCGACGCACGAGATGGGCGGACTGGTGCTGGGCGTGACCATTCAGCCCAAGGGCGGAACCTACGCCATCCATGACCCAACACCTCGCCGGCGCGTCCTGCTAACGGCCGAGGAGGCGCCGGAGAGCACCTCCCAGATCAAGGCGTTCCGCTACGCGCTGGGCGACAAGCCGAGCGCCGCCGCATCGCCATCCCTGGGTCCGCCGATCGTGCTCACTCAGGGCGTGCCGGTGGCCATCACCGTCCGCAATCGGCTCCCCCAGGCGACCACCGTTCACTGGCACGGCATCGAGCTGGAGTCGGCATATTACGACGGCGTCGCGGAGTTCGGCGGCGACGGCAAGCGCCTGACTCCGATGATCCATCCCGGCCAGGAGTTCAAGGCGCTGTTCACGCCTCCGCGCCCCGGGACTTTCATCTATCACACGCACATGAACGATGTGGAGCAGCTCGAGGCCGGGCTCGCCGGCCCGCTCATCGTGCTGCCGCCCGGCGAGACCTTCGATTCCAAGCGCGACCACATCATCATGGTGACGACACCGCGGCCCTTTGCCGATCAGGGCAAGTTCGTGCTGGTGAACGGCGTCAATCCGCCGGCGCCGATCGAGCTCAAGACGGGCGCGCGGCATCGCTTCCGGCTGATCAATATGCATAGCTTCGAGGGCTACCTCACAGTCGAGGTAAAGCATGGCTCCCAGCCGATGCGGTGGCGGGCTCTGGCGAAGGATGGTCGGAGCCTGCCGAAGGTGCGTCAGACCTCGGGACCGGCGCGCCAGCTCGTGACCCAGGGCGAGACCTATGACTTCGAATTCGTCCCGTCAGCACCGGGCGACTACACCTTGGAGCTCTCCAATCAGCGCTTTCGCAAGGTGCTGAACACGGTCTCCTTGCACGTGTCGAAATCGGAGCCCGGCCCCGTGCGGAAATCATCGCTCCCCGCATCGGGATCGCTGGCCGCGTCCGGCGATTGGCCGCAGGGCGCGCTCTGCGCCCCGGGCTCAGCACCGATCGTGGCGCAAGGCGCGGGCGCGGCTCCGTCGATCGAGCAGGCACCGGTTCAGGGCGGCGGCACAAAGGCGGCAGGCCTCTGGCAGAGGCTGGTAGCCGGCGCCACCTTGCTTAGGTGACCGCGGCATCGGCCGCTCGCCGCACCTGCCTTTTGCGCTATAATGCGCGGCCTGCATCTGATTGGCGGGTCGCCGCGCCGGCAGGGCTGGATTCCCGATACGCCGCGGTCGATCGGTAGCCGAGGCACGGGAGCGATGGCGCCAAAGGAAGACTGGGTGATACCGCCGCCGCTGCGCCCGAACCCGAAGCAATTTGGGTTCGATGTGGGCTTGGCGCTGACGTCGGTCGTCGGCCTCCGTTCGGAGATCCCCGAGGACGCCTTCACCGCGGGCACGCTCGGCACGTTGCGCGAGGGCAACGGCGTCGTCATCGGCGCCGACGGGCTGGTGCTCACCATCGGCTATCTCATCCAAGAGGCCGAGACCATTTGGCTGACCGCGGAGGGCGGCCTCGTCGTGTCGGCCCACGTTGTCGGCTACGACCAGGAGACCGGCTTCGGCCTGGTGCAGGCGCTGGGGCGATTGCCGTTGCCGGCGCGCGAGCTCGGCGATTCCAGCGCAATCCGCGCCCGCGACGAGGTGATCGTGGCCGGGTCCGGCGGCATCGAACGGGCGCTCAGGGCCCGCGTCATCGGCAAGCGGGAATTCGCCGGCTACTGGGAATACCTCTTGGATGAGGCGGTCTTCACCGCGCCTGCGCATCCGAGCTGGGGCGGTGCCGCGGTCTTGGGCCAGGACGGGAGCCTGCTCGGGATCGGCTCGCTTCGGGTCGAGCATTCCGGCGGCGAGGGCAACCGGCACGACGTGAACATGATCGTGCCGATCGATCTGTTGAAGCCGGTGCTGGCCGATTTGCGGCAATTCGGCCGCCCGCAGCGCCCTTCGCGCCCTTGGCTTGGCATGTACACGATCGAGAACCAGGAACGCCTGGTCGTCGCCGGCGTCTCCGACGGCGGCCCGGCGCAACGCGCGGGCTTGCGCGTGGGCGACATCGTGAGCGCGGTCGCAGGCGAGCCCGTGACGAATTTGGCCTCGCTCTATCGGCGCCTGTGGAAGCTGGGGGAGGCCGGCGTCGCGGTCCCGATGGTGGTCGAGCGCGACGGAGTGTCGCTGGCGATGTCGGTCAAGTCGGCCAGCCGCACCAAGTTCCTGAAGTCTCCGCGTCTGCACTGAGCGGCGTCGCGGGAACCGCTTGCGCGACCGCCTCTCTTGCCACGATAGTGGCTGCAAGGGCGCGCGTCAGCCGCGCCCACGAAGAACACGCGATGGGAGGGAGTCATGGAGCGGACGTACCTATCCTTGGTCATGGCCGCGGCAATGCTCGCGGCCGTTCCGGCCGCGGCCGAAGAGCAGCCCAAGCGCGGCGGCACGCTCATCTACGCGGTCAACGCCGAGCCGCCCACCTACGACTGCCAGGGCACCACCACCTTCGCCGCCATTCAGACGCTCAATCCCAGCTACTCGCAGCTCCTGAAGTTCGATCCCGACAACTATCCCAATCTCAAGACCGACGTGGCCGAGAGCTACACGGTGGCGCCCGACAATCTCAGCGTCACCTTCAGGCTCAAATCCGGCATCAAGTTCCATGACGGCTCGCCCTTCACCTCCGAAGACGTGCGCGCCACCTTCGATCGCATCCGCAAGCCGCCCGAAGGCGTGGTTTCGGTGCGTCAGGCGGCCTTCGAGGACGTGGCATCGATCGAGACGCCGGATCCGCTGACGGTCGTCTTCAAGCTGTCGGCGCCGAGCGCCTCCATGCTGATGACCTTGGCCAGTCCGTGGAACTGCCTCTACAGCGCCGCCAAGCTCAGGGGCGACATCCATTATCCCGAGCGCAACGTGCTGGGCACCGGGCCCTTCCGCTTCGAGTCGCATGTGCGCGGCTCGCACTGGACCGGCATGCGCTTCGATGGCTATTTCGAGCCGGGCAAGCCCTATCTCGACGGCTTCCGCGTGCAGTTCATGACCGGAGCGCCGATGGTCAACGCGCTTCAGGGCGGTCAGATCCATGCCGAGTTTCGCGGCATCACCCCGGCCGAGCGCGATCGCCTGAAGGCGGCGCTCGGCGACAAGATCGTCATGACCGAGTCACCCTGGCTCTGCAAGTTCGACGTCTTCTTCAACAGCGAGAAGCCGCCCTACAACGATCCGCGGGTGCGCAAGGCGCTGTCGCTCGCCATCGATCGCTGGAAGGGGGCGGAGGCGCTGTCGCGCACGGCCTTCGTGCGCGCGGTGGGCTTGACCATCAGGCCCGGCCATCCCTTGGCGATTACCGAGCAGGAGCTGAAGGCCTTGCCCGGCTTCGGCCCGGATGGCGCGGCGGGGAAAGCCGAGGCGAAGCGCCTATTGAAGGAGGCCGGAGCCGAGAACCTCAAATTCAAGATGCTGAACCGCAACGTGCCGATGCCGTTCACGCCGGTCGCCATCTATCTCGTCGATCAGTGGCGCCAGATCGGCGTCACCGCCGAGAACAACCAGCTCGACGTCGCCCAGCAGAAGAGCACCTTCCTCGCCGGCAACTTCGAAGTGGGGCTGGACGCCACCTGCACCGATACGGATGAGCCCAACGCCGAGCTGCAGCTCTACATCTCCAGCGACCGCTCGCCCATCAACTTCAGCCGCTACCACGACCAGGCGATGGACGACCTCTTCGAGAAGCAGAAACGGGTCACCAGCGATGCCGAGCGGAAGCCGCTGTTGCGCCAGTTCGAGCGGCGCCTCATCGACCAGTCCTACACGGTGCCGATCGTGTGGTGGCACCGCATCGTCGCGCACAGTGCCGCTTTGAAGGGCTGGAAGATCACCCCCAGCCACTATCTGAATCAGGACCTAGCCGGCGTCTGGCTGGCAAATTAGCGCATAGAGCTTAGCTCCGGAGCCTCCAGCTCGCGCATTCCATGCCAGCGCTATCGCGCGGCATCGGCATCGGGAGAGCGGCATGAGACGGCGTGAATTCATGGGGCTGGTCGGCGGCGCGGCCGCCGGGCTGGCAACGCCGGCGCTGGCCGCGGACATCCCGGTCCGCATGACGGCGGGCTTGCGCGCCACCGGCCAATTCGTGGTTTGGCTCGGCACCGAAGCCGGCGTGTTCAAGAAGCATGGTTTGGACGCGACCATTCCCAAGCTCGAAGTGGGCGGCCCGGAGAGCGTCGCCGGTCTCCTGCGCGGCGATTGGGAGTTCATCCAGACCGGGGCCGCGCCGATGATTGAAGCGGTCTTGAAGGGCGCCGACGCGGTCATTCTCTTGAGAAACACCGATCCGCACGCGGGCATTTTCATCATGACCCGATCCGAGTTCACCGCGCTGGATCAGCTCGGCGGCAAGCGGGTCGGGGTTTTGACCAACACCGAGGTCGGGCAAACCGGCATCGTCACGCGCCAAACGCTGGGGAAGGCAGGGGTGACCGCCAGCTATGTCGGCCTTGGTACCTATCAGAACATCTACCGAGCGCTCGCCGCCGGCACGATCGATGCCGGCGCATTGCCGGTCGATCTCCGCTTTCCCGGGCAAGCGAAGTACGGCTGGCGCGCCTTCGAGGCAGACCGATCGGGCTTTGCCGCCCCTTCGGTCTTCGGCACGAGGCGCAGATCGATTGCCGCGAACCGGGAAACGGTATTGCGCGCGGTTCGGGGCTTCGTTGAAGCCATCCACGTGTTCAAGACGCGGCGCGACATCGTCGTGCCGATGCTGCAGCGCTATATGGGCATCGAGGACCGCCAAGCGGTCGAGGCTCTCTACGAGTTCTATGTCCCACTTTTCCCTAAGGTCCCGCGGCCGAGCTTCAGCGACTTTCAGTCCGTGAAGGACTATTTCTCGACCACGTTCCCGGCGGCGCGAGACCTCAAGGAGTCCGACATCGCCGATGCGTCTCTCATCGACGAGGTTGAGCGCAGCGGCTTCATCGACAAGCTCTATGCCTGAACCCGCCGGCTTTGGGTCAAACGTAGTTAGAGCTTGAACGGCCCTTCGCCCCCGGCCTGCGGCTCGGGCGGATTTGGTCCACGCGGCAGCCTGCGGATGATGATGTCGCCGTTCGGCAGCATCTCCGGCGCGGCGTATTGCGGGATGCGGTCGATCAGCACCCGCATGCCTTCGAGGATGCGTTCGGCCCCTTCGCGAATGATCTGCTGCGGGTCCTTCGAAGCCGACGGCGTTTCAGCGGTGGCGCCGCCGGCCGAGATCAAGGCTGCCAACAGAGCTGTCAAAGCGAGCTTGGGCATGGCTGCTTCCTCCCGCGAGCCATTCTAATCGTTTCGCAGCATTGGGGCAGCCTTTTGGCCGAGGGCATGCCAGGTGCCGGCGAGCCCGAGGGCGAGCGTGATCGCCAGCGCCACCAGCGTGCTGGACGCTACCGCATTGGGCGCGAACACGAAATCGCTGCGCATGAGCCGGGTGAGCACGAGATAGCCCACCACCGTGCCCAGGACCGAGGCGATGAGTGCCGCAATGAGGCCGAGGCAGCCATATTCCAGCAGGAACGCAGTCACCACCTCCCGGCGACGCGCGCCCAGGACCTTCAGCACGACGGCGTCATGGATGCGCGCATGCTGGCCGGCCATGACCGCGCCGGCGAGCACCAGTGCGCCTGCAAGCAAGGTCACCGCCGCGGTCAGCCTGATCGCGATCGCGATCGACTCCAAGATGCGGGCGGCGGCGTCCAGCGCGTCTTTGACGCGGATCGCCGAGACGTTGGGGAAGCGATCGCCGACGGCGTTGAGGAGCTCAGTCTCGGCCGTTTCGCTTGCGGCATGGACCGTGGCGATGTGGGTCTGCGGCGCGCCTTCGAGCGTTCCCGGCGCGAAGATGAAGGTGAAGTTCATGCCGAGGCTGCCCCAGTCGATGCTGCGGGTGTTGGCGATCCTCGCCTCGATCTCGCGGCCGAGAATGTTGAGGGTGATGGTGTCGCCGACGCCGACGCCGAAGCCCTTGGCGATGCCGTCATCGACCGAGATCAGGGGCGGTCCCTGGTAGTCGGGCGGCCACCACGTGCCTTCGGCGATCTTGGCACCGGGTGGCGGGGTGGCGGCATAGCTGAAGCCGCGGTCGCCGGCGACCGCCCAGCTGGCGTTGGGCTTGACCGGGGCCCGATCGGCGGTGATGCCGGCGATCCGGGCGATGCGGCCGCGCACCATCGGCGTGCGCTGCAGTCCCGACGCGCCGGGAGTGGCCGCCACCAGCCGGTCGAACGCGGCCACCTGGTCGGGCTGAATGTCGATGAAGAAGAAAGTGGGTGCCCGTTCCGGCAGCCGCTCGTGGATCTGGCGGGCGAGATTGGCCTCGATCAGCGCCACGGCGACCAGCACGGTCAAGCCCAGACCGAGGGAGAGCGCGATGGCGCCGGTGGGGGCACCTGGGCGATGCAAATTGGCGAGCGCCAAGCGCAGCATCGGCCGGCGCTGGTGGCCGAACCGGCGGGCGAGCGTCATCAACCCCCAGGCGGCACCGCGGAAGAGGATGACGGCGCCGATGGCGCCGGCGATGAAGTAGAGCGCCAGCGGCCGATCCAGGGACCGCCACAGGATGAGGAGAGCGAGGACGATTGCGGCCGCGGCGCTGGCAGCGAGATAGCCCCAGCGGGGCAGCCGATCGGGGGGCGAGACCACGGCGCGAAACAGGCCCGCCGGCATGACAGAGGCCGCCCGCGCCAGCGGCCAGAGGGTGAAGGCGAGCGTCGTCAACAGGCCGCAGGCGCCGGCCAGCAGCAGCGGCTCCCAATGCAGGCCGAGATCGGCGTTGACCGGCAGCACGCTCGCCAGGAGCCCGCGCGCCGCCCACGGTGCCAGCGCCCCCAGCGCGGTCCCGATGAGGACGCCAACGAGGGCCATGCCCATGATGAGGGCGAAGTACAGCCGAAACACCGTGCCCACGGTGGCGCCGAGGCATTTGAAAGTGGCGATGGTGGCGAGCTTCGCTTCGAGATGGCTCTTGACCGCATTGCCCACGCCGACGCCGCCGACGAGCAGGGCCGTCAGCCCCACCAGGCTCAGATATTGGGTGATGCGCTCGATGAACTGCCTGAGGCCCGGTGCCGCCTCGTCATAGCTGCGCACCCGCCATCCCGCCGTGGGGAAGGTGCCCTCGATCGTCGCCTTGAACGCCGGCGGGGCGATGCCGGCAGGGAGCTCGAGGCGGTAGTGGTGGCGGATCAGGCTGCCGGGGCGCATGAGCTCGGTCGAAGGCAAGCTCGCCGCCGCGACCAGCACCTGGGGACCGAAGTCGAAAAATCCGGTCGCCCGGTCCGGCTCGCGCCGGAGGATGGCGCTAACGCGATAGACGGCCTCGCCGATCTTGAGCCGGTCGCCGACGGTCAGATGCAGGCGGCTTTGCAACGCCGGCTCGATTGCAGCACCCCAGCCGCCGTCCGCCGCGGCCAAGAGCGAGGCCAGGCTCGAATTGGGCTCGGTCTCGACCGCACCCATCAGCGGATAGGCCTCGTCCACCCCCTTGAGCTCGATCAAGGTCCGCTCGCCGGCGGGGTTCTGCGCCATCGCCCGCATCTCGGTCGTGCTGGAAAGACGTCCTTGGCGCTCGAGCCAGGTCAACTCCTCCAGGCTCGCTTGGCGCTGCACCAGGCTTACCTCGATGTCGCCGCCCAACAGCGCGCGGGCATCGGCGGCAAGCCCGGCGACCAGTGCGGCCGAAACCGAGCCCACGGCCGCGATCGCCGCCACGCCCAAGGCGAGGCAGGCGAGAAACAGCCGCACGCCGCGAACCCCGCCGCGGAGCTCGCGCCACGCGAAGCGCAGGGAAAGGGGGAGGGCCGCCATGGGCTAACCGTTCCGTAACATTGGGGCGGCTTTCTGGCTGAGCGCGTGCCAGGTGCCGGCCACGCCGAGGCTAAGCGTGATTGCGAGCGCGAAGAGAACGGTCGATGCAACCGCGCTCGGGGTGAAAACGAATTCGCCATGCATAAGGCGGGTCACCACGAAATACCCGGCTGCCGTGCCAAGGGCGGCTCCGATCGAGGCGGCGAGCAGTCCGATGCAGCCATACTCCAGAAGCGCTGACGCCACCACCTCGCGCGGACGGACACCCAGAATCTTCAGCACCACGGCGTCACGCACGCGTGCCTTCCGACCGGTCATGATGGCACCGGCGAGCACCAGCGTTCCGGCCAGTAGCATCATTGCCGCCGCTATCCGTACGGCGACGTCAATGGATTCCAATAACCGATACTGCGCGCCGAGGACATCCCTGACGCGCACGGTAGGGACCTCCGGCAGGCGGTCGGCCAGTGCGCGTAGGAGCTGTCCCTCAACGGCTTCGCTTTCAGCGCTCACCGCTGCGACGTAGGTGTGGGGGACGCCCTCAAGCAGCCCGGGGGAGAAAATGAAGGCAAAGTTGGCATCGGAGCGGTCCCAGTCGATGCTGCGGGTATTGGCGATGCGCGCCTCGATTTCGCGACCGAGAATGCTGAACGTCATGGTGTCGCCAAGGGCGAGGCCGAAGCCGCGGGCGATTGCATCGTCGACCGAGACCAGGGGCGATGTTTGATTGGCGGTATCCCACCATTCGCCTTGGGCGAGTCTCGCGCCCATGGGCGCCACCGCGGCATAGCTCACACCAACCATATCAGGCGCCTTCTTATCGCCTTCGGCCTTGAATGGCGCGTCTGCTATAGGGACGCCGGCAATGCGGATAAGCCGGGCCCATAGCCACGGCGGTCGCTCGAGAATCGCGGCACCTTCGACCTCCCGCACGGTTCGGTCGAACTCGGCAACCTGGTCTGCGTGAATATCGTAGAAATAGAAACTCGGCATGTGCTCGGGAATGCGCTCCCGGATCTGTCCCAGCAAGTTGGTTTCGACGGAGCTCACGGCGACCAGTACCGTCAAACCGAGGCCGAGCGATACCGTGACTGAGCCGGTGGGCGCGCCCGGTCGATGGAGATTGGCGAACGCCAGGCGCAGCATGGGATTGTGTGTGCGAACGATCCGCCGTGCCACTGCCATGAGCCCCCGAGCCGCCGCCCCGAGCGTGACTACCACGCCGACAGCGGCGGCGATGAAATAGAGCGCCAATTTTCGGTCGCCGGCACTCCACACCACAATGCAGGCCAAGGCTGCCAAGGCCGCAGTGCTGACGGCCAGATAGCCCCAGCGAGACCGGTGACGAGGCGGTGCCACAACGGCGCGGAAGAGACTCGCCGGCCGAACGGACGTCGCTTCAGCGAGCGGCCAGAGCGCGAAGGCGAATGTGGTCAGCGCACCGCAAGCGCTTGCTAGCAGCAGCGGTTGCCAGTGCAAGCCCGGCTCGGGCTTGAGGGGCAACATGCTGGCGAATGGCTGAGCTGCAGCGATTGGTGCCAGCGCGCCTAACATTACGCCGATGGCGATGCCCGCGGTCGCCATTGCCAGTACCAGCGCCAGATTGACCCGAAGCACCAAGCCGGCGGACGCTCCGAGGCATTTCAGCGTGGCAATGGTCGTGACCTTGGATTCGAGATGGCTGCGCACCGCGGCTGCAATACCGACGCCACCGATAATGAGAGTACTCAGGCCGACAAGCGTCAGCAGTTGACCCATGCGCTGCATCGGCTGCCGCGCTTGGGTTATAAGCTCGTCGTATCGGTATAAGCGCCAGCCTGCGTCCGGGAAGGCGTCTTTTGCAGCGGTTCCGAATGCGGCCGGAGTGATCGCATCGGCGAAGACCAGCCTATAAAAATAGTGGATGAGGCTGTCCGGCCTGAGGAGCTGTGTTGACCTCAAGCTGGCCTCGGCCACGAGGATCGGCCGCCCCCAGGTGAGAAATACCCTCCAGTCCGGCTGATGGCGGATGATGGCTCGCACCTGATAGCTGGTCTCGCCGATCTTCAGCCTGTCGCCGAGCTTGAGCCCAAGCCGGGCCTGCAAGGCGGGTTCCACGGCGACACCCCAGCTACCATCGGCAAGAGCCAGTGCGGGCGCCAATGGCGATGCCGGTTCGAGCTCCAGACCACCCAGGAGCGGGTAAGTCTGGTCAACCGCCCAGATCTCGGCCAATGCCCGACCTCCGCCATTCTTCTCGGCCATGGACATCAGAGCGATCATGCTCGATAGGCGTCCTTTTTGCCTGAGCCAGGCCAGCTCGGTCTCGCTTGCCGGTCGCTGCACGAGGTGGATGCCGACATCGCCGCCAAGCAGCACGCGCGTCTGGCTCTCGACCGCATTTACCAACGCGGCCGAGAGCGATCCCACAGCGGCGATCGACGCAACGCCGAGGGCGAGGCAGGCAATGAACAGCCGCGCACCACGAATGCCGCCCCTGAGCTCGCGGAGCGTTAGACGAAGCGAGAGCGGCAGCCTGGTCAGGCGATACCCCGGCGCGCCGACACCGCATCGGCGCCTTCGCCATCGACCCTTCCATCGACCAGCCGGACGATCCGATCAGCCCGGGCCGCCAAGTCGCGATCGTGGGTGATGAGGATGAGGGTGGCGCCGGCGGTGCGCCGCTTCTCGAAGAGAAGGTCCATGACCTGCGCGCCGGTCGCGAGGTCGAGATTGCCGGTGGGCTCGTCGGCGAGCAGCAGCGGCGGCGAAGCGACGAACGCGCGGGCGAGCGCGACCCGCTGCTGCTCGCCGCCCGAGAGCTGGTCGGGGTAATGGGAAATCCGATGGGCAAGCCCGACCGAGGCGAGGCTCTGGGCGGCGCGTTCGAAGGCATCGGCGGCACCCGCGAGCTCGAGCGGGATTGCCACATTCTCCAAGGCGCTCATGGTCGGCACCAGATGGAAACTCTGGAACACGATGCCGATATGACGGCGGCGGAACAGGGCCAGCTCGTCCTCGCTCATCGCCGTTAGGTCCTGCCCGGCGATGACGACCTTGCCCGAGGTGGCTTTTTCCAGGCCGGCGGCTATCATCATCAAGGTCGATTTGCCGGCGCCCGAGGGTCCAACGATGGCAACAGCCTCGCCAGCCGCGATGGCCAAGTCCACACCGCGCAGGATGTGGACGATGCCCGCCGGGCTCGGCAGGCTCATCGCGAGCGCGCGAACGTCGAGAATGCTGGCGGGCGCGGGCGGAGGAGAATGGGTCATGGCAAGGCCTGGCCGGGTGCATTGTTACGAAAGAAGAGGGCGCGTTCCTGCGGCTCGAACTGGAAAAGGTGGGGCCGCGCGCGACCTTTTCAACGCTGCCACCCCCCGGAGAGGCTGGGCGCTGGGCTTGGCCGCCCTGTGGCTCGCCATGCTGCCTTTCGCCGCCGCGGAGGGCAAGACCGTGCGGCTCATGGCCTTGGGCGACAGCCTCACCGCCGGCTACGGCGTTGCCGCCGAGGATGCCTTTCCCGCCCAGCTCGAGCGCCGGCTGCGCGCCGCCGGCCTCGAGGTGACGGTCGTCAATGCCGGGGTGTCGGGCGATACGACCCAGGGGGGCCTCGCCCGGCTCGATTGGGCGCTCGCGGATAAGCCGGATCTGGCGCTGGTGGCGCTCGGCGCCAATGACGCGCTCCGCGGACTCGATCCGAAGCTCGCTTTTGCCAATCTCGATCGGATCCTCTCCCGGCTCGGCGAGCGCGGCGTGGGCGTGCTGCTGGTCGGCATGAAGGCGCCGCGCAATCTGGGCGAGGACTACGTCTCCGCCTTCGACGGCATCTATCCGAAGCTGGCCGCGGCGCACAAGGTGCCGCTCTATCCCTTCATGCTCGACGGCGTGGCGCTCGACCCCGCGCTCAACCAGGCCGACGGCATGCACCCCAATGCAAAGGGCGTGGCCGTGCTGGTCGAGCGCATGTTGCCCTCTGTGCGCCGTCTCATCGAGACGGCGGATTGAACGGGAGGAAGAAGCGATGATCGACTTCGCCTCTGCGCATGCCGAAGGGGAGGATTGGCGGAGGCTGGTGACGCATTGCCTGGAGCGCCTGGGATCGCTGCCGGCGAGCGCCAATCTGGGATTCGTCTACGCGACCGATGCCTTCGCCGGCGATTTTGCTGAGATTGTCGAGCAGCTCAAGCAATCGACCCGGATTCCAGCCTGGGTCGGAACCGTCGGCATCGGCGTGTCGGCGACACAGATCGAATCCTTCGACCGGCCGGCATTGTCGGTCATGGTCGCCTCGCTTCCCGAAGACGGCTTTCGCATCTTCTCCGAGGTCGAGCACGATCTTGGCGAATTCCGGCGCCGCCACGGCGCCTGGATCGCTCAGAAGCGCCCGAGCCTCGGCATCGTGCACGCCGATCCGCGCAACCAGCGCGTTGCGGAGCTGGTGCGGGCCCTCGCCGACGAGACGCCCTGCTTCCTGGCGGGAGGCCTCACCGCATCGCGCTCGAGCTTTCCCCAGGTGGCGGGCGGAATGACGTCGCGGGGGCTCTCTGGGGTGCTCTTTGCCGAGAGCGTCGAGGTCGCCTGCGGATTGAGCCAGGGTTGCTCGCCGATCGGTCCGGTGCGCACGGTGACCCAGGCCGAAGAGAACGTCATCATGGAGCTCGACGACGAGAACGCGCTCGAGGTCTTCAAGGAGGACATCGGCGAGGTGCTCGCCCGCGATCTCCGTCGCATCGGCGGCTATATCTACATCGCCTTTCCGGTGCCGGGATCGGACACCGGCGACTACACCGTGCGCAATCTCGTCGGCATCGATCCGAAAGAGGGCCATCTCGGCATCGGCGACTATGTCTCGACGGGCGACCGCATCGTCGTCTGCCGCAGGGATCGGCAAACCGCCGCCACCGACCTTCAGCGCATGCTGACCGGCCTCAAGCGGCGCGGCAATGCGCGCCCCCGGGGCGGCCTCTACTTCTCCTGCGTCGCCCGCGGCCCGAACATGTTCGGGCCCGATTCGGAGGAGCTGCGCAGCATCGCAGGCGAGCTCGGTGATTTCCCGCTGGTCGGCTTCTATGCCAATGGCGAGATCTCGCACAATCGGCTCTATGGCTATACCGGGGTGCTGGCGGTTTTCCTCTGAGGGGAGCCCGGAATCGCTTGCCCCGAGCCCGGCTCTTCAG from Pseudomonadota bacterium includes these protein-coding regions:
- a CDS encoding ABC transporter substrate-binding protein, producing the protein MRRREFMGLVGGAAAGLATPALAADIPVRMTAGLRATGQFVVWLGTEAGVFKKHGLDATIPKLEVGGPESVAGLLRGDWEFIQTGAAPMIEAVLKGADAVILLRNTDPHAGIFIMTRSEFTALDQLGGKRVGVLTNTEVGQTGIVTRQTLGKAGVTASYVGLGTYQNIYRALAAGTIDAGALPVDLRFPGQAKYGWRAFEADRSGFAAPSVFGTRRRSIAANRETVLRAVRGFVEAIHVFKTRRDIVVPMLQRYMGIEDRQAVEALYEFYVPLFPKVPRPSFSDFQSVKDYFSTTFPAARDLKESDIADASLIDEVERSGFIDKLYA
- a CDS encoding ABC transporter substrate-binding protein gives rise to the protein MERTYLSLVMAAAMLAAVPAAAEEQPKRGGTLIYAVNAEPPTYDCQGTTTFAAIQTLNPSYSQLLKFDPDNYPNLKTDVAESYTVAPDNLSVTFRLKSGIKFHDGSPFTSEDVRATFDRIRKPPEGVVSVRQAAFEDVASIETPDPLTVVFKLSAPSASMLMTLASPWNCLYSAAKLRGDIHYPERNVLGTGPFRFESHVRGSHWTGMRFDGYFEPGKPYLDGFRVQFMTGAPMVNALQGGQIHAEFRGITPAERDRLKAALGDKIVMTESPWLCKFDVFFNSEKPPYNDPRVRKALSLAIDRWKGAEALSRTAFVRAVGLTIRPGHPLAITEQELKALPGFGPDGAAGKAEAKRLLKEAGAENLKFKMLNRNVPMPFTPVAIYLVDQWRQIGVTAENNQLDVAQQKSTFLAGNFEVGLDATCTDTDEPNAELQLYISSDRSPINFSRYHDQAMDDLFEKQKRVTSDAERKPLLRQFERRLIDQSYTVPIVWWHRIVAHSAALKGWKITPSHYLNQDLAGVWLAN
- a CDS encoding multicopper oxidase domain-containing protein, which translates into the protein MRTTTWNLWRYVWRCGGAGLAAATLLGIAAVSASAAVPDIRSNDNHQAAGKFEGGVLALALETGIGTWRVDGADRPGVPIQAFAEVGQSPQVPGPLIRVPAGTEIRLSVRNALADAPLTLHGLFDRPAESDQPLVVPSGETKMVRFRLSTPGTYYYWGSTTGKTVAQRMGADSQLSGAIVVDPPGAAPDPKEEVLVFTEWLDAYRTNGAPVFPAALAVVNGRSWPATQRFEYTQGDTVKWRWINLSFEDHPLHLHGFYFRLDSRGDGLADTLDRQTPSPRENTVLVQAGETRTITWVASRAGQWLFHCHHPYHVRSHFPLDLMQSRSVPFRGTPEWEAALAPTHEMGGLVLGVTIQPKGGTYAIHDPTPRRRVLLTAEEAPESTSQIKAFRYALGDKPSAAASPSLGPPIVLTQGVPVAITVRNRLPQATTVHWHGIELESAYYDGVAEFGGDGKRLTPMIHPGQEFKALFTPPRPGTFIYHTHMNDVEQLEAGLAGPLIVLPPGETFDSKRDHIIMVTTPRPFADQGKFVLVNGVNPPAPIELKTGARHRFRLINMHSFEGYLTVEVKHGSQPMRWRALAKDGRSLPKVRQTSGPARQLVTQGETYDFEFVPSAPGDYTLELSNQRFRKVLNTVSLHVSKSEPGPVRKSSLPASGSLAASGDWPQGALCAPGSAPIVAQGAGAAPSIEQAPVQGGGTKAAGLWQRLVAGATLLR
- a CDS encoding serine protease, with translation MAPKEDWVIPPPLRPNPKQFGFDVGLALTSVVGLRSEIPEDAFTAGTLGTLREGNGVVIGADGLVLTIGYLIQEAETIWLTAEGGLVVSAHVVGYDQETGFGLVQALGRLPLPARELGDSSAIRARDEVIVAGSGGIERALRARVIGKREFAGYWEYLLDEAVFTAPAHPSWGGAAVLGQDGSLLGIGSLRVEHSGGEGNRHDVNMIVPIDLLKPVLADLRQFGRPQRPSRPWLGMYTIENQERLVVAGVSDGGPAQRAGLRVGDIVSAVAGEPVTNLASLYRRLWKLGEAGVAVPMVVERDGVSLAMSVKSASRTKFLKSPRLH